One window from the genome of Parasteatoda tepidariorum isolate YZ-2023 chromosome 8, CAS_Ptep_4.0, whole genome shotgun sequence encodes:
- the LOC107455012 gene encoding immunoglobulin superfamily containing leucine-rich repeat protein: MVLLAVSLLLLKCIFLASALENLCPPIEDLEPCGCVSDGKSIRVDCMAVTDVDELRRALQSVKGIRRVFIDFLRARLDYIPSDLFKGLHVTKISFTNCDLKKFGDEGRSALEGLEHIIEEFAIHFSFNEDNELKHLNVSQLKAITDLEIEGNELTEMGNDWFKDGPSNVRNLFIMTNFIEKLGDKAFASFRNVRNLWLTGNKFKTLKRSMFPSPAVHLSSLDLTNNEISTLPDDIFSKMPALKEVILAENEIQYVTEATWSPVWSRLRSVYLESNPLECDSGIEWMFKVSRPYVLKGTCVGPKNRKDVALKRIIDDKQQEDLYDD, from the exons ATGGTACTTCTAGCCGTATCCTTGCTGCTCCTAAAGTGCATCTTCCTGGCGAGTGCACTTGAAAACTTATGTCCACCTATTGAAGATTTAGAACCTTGTGGATGCGTGAGTGATGGTAAATCTATCCGAGTGGACTGCATGGCGGTTACAGACGTCGACGAACTCAGAAGAGCATTGCAAAGTGTGAAAGGTATTCGTAGAGTGTTTATAGACTTTTTGAGAGCGCGACTCGACTACATACCATCAGATTTGTTCAAAGGACTTCATGTCACGAAAATATCTTTCACTAATTGTGATCTGAAGAAGTTCGGAGATGAAGGCAGATCAGCTTTAGAAGGATTAGAGCATATAATTGAG GAATTTGCAATACACTTTAGCTTTAACGAAGACAATGAGCTGAAACACCTCAATGTGTCGCAGTTGAAAGCCATTACCGACTTAGAAATAGAAGGTAACGAATTAACAGAGATGGGAAACGATTGGTTCAAAGATGGCCCCTCCAACGTTCGAAACTTGTTCATAATGACGAATTTCATCGAAAAGCTTGGAGACAAGGCTTTTGCGTCCTTTCGCAATGTGAGGAATTTGTGGCTGACTGGcaacaaattcaaaactttgAAACGAAGCATGTTTCCATCACCTGCTGTGCATCTCTCATCTTTAGATTTGAC AAACAACGAAATTTCTACTTTGCCTGACGacatcttttcaaaaatgccaGCCTTAAAGGAAGTTATTCTTGcagaaaatgaaatacaatatgTTACAGAAGCAACATGGTCTCCTGTTTGGAGTCGATTGAGAAGTGTTTACTTGGAAA GTAATCCCTTAGAATGTGACTCTGGAATAGAATGGATGTTTAAAGTGTCACGACCCTATGTATTAAAAGGAACGTGTGTTGGACCCAAGAATCGAAAAGATGTTGCGTTGAAAAGGATTATTGATGACAAACAACAGGAGGATTTATACGatgattga